The genomic window TAAACGTGGTATGCGCAGGAAACAGCCGTTTACCTTGCTGATCATAAATATTGGCTGATAAAAATGGAAAGTCGACCCAAGTCTGCTGTTTACGCAATACCGCCAGTGGATTATCAAATTCGTGATTACCAAGCGCCATGGCATCATAACCTAACCGTTCCATTCCTTTAAAATCTGGCTCAGCATCCTGCAAATCTGACTCAGGCACGCCTGTATTAATGTCTCCCCCAGACAATAACAACACATGGCCACCCTCAGCAGCAACCTCTTGACGAATTTGGTCTATTAAGGTTTTTCTTGCAGCCAGTCCATATTCACCATGACGGTTTGGCCAAAAGCGTCCATGGTGATCATTGGTATGCAGCAGAGTAACTTTGTATGTTTTTTCATCATCATACGACGCAGGCAACCACGCACAACTTGATACGACTACGGCTGCAGCAGCTAACACCCCTAACCGATATAAACGTGACTTCATTATGTGTTTCATATGCTTTACTTATTGTCTCAGTTTTTTAGGCAGCCGCTACTATACCAAAACCATTACCTAGTGATAATGTTTTTTAGACTAGTCTGACCCTACATTAAAAATGGTTTAAAAGGAGTGATGCAGGCTGTTCAGCAACCGCAATAAAAGGGGGTTAGCTATTCTTTTATTCCATCAAACAGATGCACATGGGGCATTAATATATAAAATAATTATTCAATAAAAGCTAATACTGGAAGGTAGCTGTTAATCGCTATTTTTCAGCCAATTTAGGTTTATCAATACATTCTTATCTGGTGAGCTATTATCAGGCAGTATCTAGCACTACCTGTTTTTTCTAGCAATAACCATTAACTATAAACAGATTAGGACACCTCTAATAATTGAACTAAAAGCTCTCAACCACATTAATTTGAGTAACTCCTAGTTCTCTCAACACCCCCGTAGCATTATCCAGTGAGTGGTATAACTTTTCGTGACCATGTTGATCAGTTAAAGGAAACTGATGGCCGCTTAAGTCTTCCACCACAACAGCCCAACCATTCCCTGTCTCACTGGTTTTAAGCAACCCTTCCCTTACCTGGTGACAGTTCACCATGGTTTGTAACTTGGCATATTCCATACTCACACCTATAACGATGACTACCCTATAAAGTATAGCTAATATAAAAAATAGGTAGTGAAGTCACTCTATTACAGTTAGCAAACAGCTGTAAAAAGCCTATAAAAAAATAACTTTAATTTACTCGTGCGCTAATAACCAGGTTTTCATTAATTTAGCCAGTTGTGCTTTTTCTTCTTCACTAAAACAAGCCAGCATTTGTTGTTCATTGTCCACATGTGCTACAACAGCAGTATCAACTAGCTGTAGGCCTGTTTCAGTTAGCGCAATCAACAAGCTCCTGCGGTCTGTTGCTGATGGCTGTCGCTTAATAAGTCCCCGTTGCTCAAGCTTATCTAACCTTGCTGTCATGGCTCCAGAGGTTAACATGGTGGTGTTATAAAGTGTTGTAGGTGTAAGTGGCTCGCCTCCTCTTTTTAAAGCAGCTAACACATCAAATTCAGCAATAGTCAAACCATGCGACTTAAGCACAGCTTTTATTTTTGGTTCAACAATACTGCTCATTCGACTTAAGCGACCAAAGATAGCCATTGGGCTCACATCCAAGTCTGGCCGCTGTTGTTGCCACTGTTCCAAAACCAAGTCCACATGGTCTTTTCGCATACATTCCACCATTGATGAAAAACCTGAGCTAGTCTGCCAGTGCTTAACTATTTTTTAAAGTATATCTTTCTATAAAGATACTTGACGTTATCTTTAAGCTAATTTACTTTATATAAAGATATTTTACGTAAAGGATTCGTTGTACGATGAAGTACTTGATTGCCGCACTTACACCCATTTTTTGGGGGAGCACTTATGCTATCGTCAACCTATGGCTAACTGACTTATCCCCCTTATGGGTTGCAACTTGGCGCGCATTACCTGCAGGCATTATTCTGATTTTACTTACCCCAAAAAAACTGCGGGTACTGCCAGTCAATGCCTTTAAATTGACTGGGCTAAGCTTAATCAATATCACAGCGTTTTTTGCACTGTTATTTATCGCCGCTTATCGACTGCCAGGGTCGGTTGCCGGTACTCTCACTTCCACACTGCCATTACAACTGCTGTTACTTAACTGGGTTTTTAATAAAATAAGGCCAGCTTGGTCTTGGCTGTCACTTTCATTACTTGGGGTAGCGGGGATTGTTTTATTATTGAACCCTTCTGCTAACCTAGACCCTATTGGTGTTACAGCCGCCTTAGGTGCCACATTATTAATTGCTACATCGGCTATTTGGGTACAACGCTGGCAAGTTGAAAATATTATTGGTTTGACCGGTTGGCAGTTACTGATTGGAGGCCTGTTATTGGTCCCTCTTGCCTGGATAGTTGAAGGCCCTGTACAAATCCCTGCAATGAATCAAGTGCCCGCCCTTTTATGGCTAAGCCTAGTCAACACCCTGTTAGCTTACTTGATTTGGTTTTGGTCTTTAAAACACTTGGGTAGCCATATCATTGGCTTATTGGCGTTACTTAACCCAATCACTGCCGTTGGATTGGGCTTGTTACTGGTAGGTGAGTCGCTTTCTTTCATGCAGTGGTTAGGTGTAACGTTAGTGTTA from Spartinivicinus poritis includes these protein-coding regions:
- a CDS encoding MarR family winged helix-turn-helix transcriptional regulator; translation: MRKDHVDLVLEQWQQQRPDLDVSPMAIFGRLSRMSSIVEPKIKAVLKSHGLTIAEFDVLAALKRGGEPLTPTTLYNTTMLTSGAMTARLDKLEQRGLIKRQPSATDRRSLLIALTETGLQLVDTAVVAHVDNEQQMLACFSEEEKAQLAKLMKTWLLAHE
- a CDS encoding DMT family transporter, with protein sequence MKYLIAALTPIFWGSTYAIVNLWLTDLSPLWVATWRALPAGIILILLTPKKLRVLPVNAFKLTGLSLINITAFFALLFIAAYRLPGSVAGTLTSTLPLQLLLLNWVFNKIRPAWSWLSLSLLGVAGIVLLLNPSANLDPIGVTAALGATLLIATSAIWVQRWQVENIIGLTGWQLLIGGLLLVPLAWIVEGPVQIPAMNQVPALLWLSLVNTLLAYLIWFWSLKHLGSHIIGLLALLNPITAVGLGLLLVGESLSFMQWLGVTLVLSALILMKVINRKTLVKAKPSINSPSTKHKAV